The sequence CTGGTGAGGGGGTCGGCTGGTGGAGCAGTGCCGGGTGTGGGAGGTGTGTCCCGGTTGGGAGGGCAACGGCGTCGGTTTGGTGACGGTGGGGGCGTTTTTCCGGACGGTTGGGTCGGGTTGGGGTGGTGTTTGTGCTGGTGGGCGGTTGCGGGGTGTCCGGGGTTTTGCCCCTTTTGGCCCGGTTGGGCGGCTCAGGGCTCGCGATTGTGGAAAGCGGCGGTGGGTCTGAGAGGTGTCGCCGGTTGGACGGCACGGGGGAGGCGGTTGTTTGAAGCGGTGGGTGCGAGCGGTGGCACCCGGGCTAAGGCGCAGCGGTAGCGGTTGTTCGAAGCGGCCTTAGCCGAGCCCAGTAAGACCCGCCGCCACTGCCCACCGCGCCGGCCGGGCAAGGTGCGCGGCGGGAGGGGCGTCCTAAATCAACGGCCCCCAGCCAACCTCCGCAGCGCCTTGCGCACCGTGTCCCGATCCGTCGTCTCCCAGAAATCGGGCATAGACCTGCGGATATAGGAACCATACCGAGCGGTAGCGAGCCGACTGTCGAGCACCGCCACAACCCCCCGGTCCTCAGTGGACCGCAACAGCCGCCCCGCCCCCTGCGCCATCAGTAGCGCTGCGTGATTCGCCGCCACCTCCATGAACCCATTGCGCCCCGACTTCGCCGCAGCCTCCTGCCGCGCCTGCTTGAGCGGATCGTCCGGCCGCGGAAAGGGGATCCGGTCGATGACCACCAGCGACAGGCTCGGCCCCGGCACATCCACCCCCTGCCAGAGCCCCAGCGTGCCGAACAAGCACGCCGACTCGTCGTCGCGGAACCGCGTGACCAGCCCGGACAGGCTATCCTCGCCCTGCAGCAGAATCGGGTACGGCACGACGGTGCGCAGCTTCTCCGCCATCGCCTCCGCCGCTCGACGCGAGGAGAACAAGCCCAGAGTGCGCCCACCGGCGGCGTTGATGAGCTGCGCGGTGGCGTCCACGGTTTCGTCCGGGGCACCCTCCCGCCCCGGCTTCGGCAGGTCGCGCGCGACGTACAGAATCCCGTGCGTGCGCGGCTCGAAGGGCGTGCCGACGTCCAGGGTGGTGGTGTGCTTCTCCGACGTCCCCCACTGCGCCAGCATCGCCGAAAACCGCCCGCCGAGCGCGAGCGTCGCCGACGTCAGAATTACCGTGTTCGCCGCGAAGATCCGCTGACGTAGCAGATCCGCGACCGATAGCGGCGCGACAGCGATGACGCGACGGTTGTCCTCGCCCGTCAGCCAGACCACGTCCTCACCGAGGAGGGGATCATCTGAGGACGCCAGGGAGGGGGCAACGTCACCACCGGCCGCGCTGCGCGCCCCGCCGCGCGATTCGGCAGCGCTTGGCGATTGGGCGCTGCTTGCACTGGCCGCGGCGCCGCCCGGACCGCTCAAGGCCGGCGAGGCCTCAAGAATCCGCACAATCGTGTCGTGCATCTCCTCCGTGGACACCATCAGCGATTGCCGTTCCGCCGCCCGCTCCGGCTCCGAGACGTACTCGCTCGGATCCATCGCGAACATGCTCCGGTTCACCTTCCACACGGTGTCTTTCAGCTCGCGCAGCGGTCCATCCAGTCCCGCCGGGATGCCGGTCCAACGGCCGGTGATGTCCCGTTGCAGCAACGCTTGG comes from Corynebacterium heidelbergense and encodes:
- a CDS encoding ATP-dependent DNA helicase — encoded protein: MDADTMAGDDPRSVEDAAQDLLDVAVKDLGGAPRAGQRKMTRAVARAIEREQHLAVQAGTGTGKSLAYLVPAAIHAVSSDTTVVVSTATIALQRQLVERDLPRLAEALDGELPRKLTSAICKGRNNYLCLNKVRGAATDGIPEPEENSLMSAAAISSTGAQVARLHSWADQTEDGDRDNLERGVSDTAWRQVSVTSRECIGANRCPHGEDCFAELARRRAGEADIVVTNHALLAIDALSDVNILPEHDVVIVDEAHELEPRITSTATQELSATAIAILAKRVQKLGLEADGDDLQTAGDGWLDALNQALLQRDITGRWTGIPAGLDGPLRELKDTVWKVNRSMFAMDPSEYVSEPERAAERQSLMVSTEEMHDTIVRILEASPALSGPGGAAASASSAQSPSAAESRGGARSAAGGDVAPSLASSDDPLLGEDVVWLTGEDNRRVIAVAPLSVADLLRQRIFAANTVILTSATLALGGRFSAMLAQWGTSEKHTTTLDVGTPFEPRTHGILYVARDLPKPGREGAPDETVDATAQLINAAGGRTLGLFSSRRAAEAMAEKLRTVVPYPILLQGEDSLSGLVTRFRDDESACLFGTLGLWQGVDVPGPSLSLVVIDRIPFPRPDDPLKQARQEAAAKSGRNGFMEVAANHAALLMAQGAGRLLRSTEDRGVVAVLDSRLATARYGSYIRRSMPDFWETTDRDTVRKALRRLAGGR